A genomic region of Halopelagius longus contains the following coding sequences:
- a CDS encoding DUF7130 family rubredoxin-like protein — MSSRTSSQRHPPRRRPRARVDPKPSIDAGPATAANARARSRSRTRTARPTPDATPRDAARGGDGAFLVWYCAECGAVGSVASFPPSCPDCSAGRGSLSYWPEN, encoded by the coding sequence ATGAGTTCCCGAACCTCCTCGCAACGACACCCGCCGCGCCGCCGCCCCCGCGCCCGCGTGGACCCCAAACCCAGCATCGACGCGGGGCCCGCGACGGCCGCGAACGCCCGCGCCCGTTCTCGTTCCCGTACCCGAACCGCCCGCCCGACTCCGGACGCGACGCCCCGCGACGCCGCGAGAGGGGGCGACGGGGCGTTCCTCGTCTGGTACTGCGCCGAATGCGGGGCCGTCGGGTCGGTGGCGTCGTTCCCGCCGTCCTGTCCCGACTGCTCCGCGGGGCGGGGGTCGCTCTCCTACTGGCCCGAGAACTGA